The following coding sequences are from one Scylla paramamosain isolate STU-SP2022 chromosome 21, ASM3559412v1, whole genome shotgun sequence window:
- the LOC135110966 gene encoding RNA-binding protein 25-like isoform X39: MVSAHNWRLACIACPSLPVLYALTSSDLETDATLLITDNRAYGWPPKGSGIREPSKSESPGSERQWQGDSWRRPNRWDQSPQTPTQQSMPSTPQPVQSAEPQANLVRDLNYFPYWDNDPPDQSPEGEPPVNSTMSVHAGDGDTLTGTWTPVQPATDSKQQQVNSVVEFSDDEDDFLEERSEESDTESESEDSEEETDEDEETSEEESEEEEEEEEEEEKQTKIDNKAKKTETPQPTPQTNTPFEEVPRWEEPLTEEEEPELIWDQSTEDIISQSNNTLESPVPWWEQPQDAGSNNALESPVPWWEQPQDAGSNNTLESPVPWWEQPQDAGSNNALESPVPWWEQPQDAREWSPGSPVFKKDVFESMKVQSQPPPPPPPPSSKKQKDEGSGPPPPPPMPGLPPPPPPQPGSHPKRPTSAVKKQKLDQLKKAARSRPDWNGLLRDIESGIKLRRLPSCDKMDRSTPMLPNSRGKGGKFVYESEKPMAHNQLLHEIHRGVKLRKVKTNDRSKPCFKALGVKKLRRQLTMENINKLESIPSSSDEEEDIDKMRDDLQATKGQLEDEIKNRKKLERESKIYKIDIAALQAEVKRLKRQLRSAGINDPKPMTNGEADEIVPKLEKSMSKLRMHEDEVLDFSELDTLETEINNLKGQVDSYKKQAEDYTNKYNEVNQKLIVAENSASEWELRSNYYEKKFKALQKEHCIELPDIEIVGVQTDPIDFTPPPPSSPTEDDDRIPFPMPSKSGSRRSFASSVHKMESFKEEEEDDEDDDEEEEETEEESEESEEETEEEDEEKAAEKRAQNAARRLERDIKLMTNKLNNIKSKEERTREERKTIRDRMIKCCHDMKAEREMYFKTKRELDEMASAFKASDDEDDSSEDEDDSDDSDDSDEEEVPRKKEEGEEWWLDDTTKKPIKLKKKKKKKLDANGEEEKDSEQLPDIQEPVWSESEQEESEVDDEKNDSEKRLTKLKTRTQKHEQKHATLRKDVSALKTKLEHSEELLAAEKRRRQRLDEELHIMLAELS, translated from the exons GCCTCCTAAAGGATCAGGAATTCGAGAGCCTTCAAAATCTGAAAGTCCTGGTTCTGAGCGTCAGTGGCAAGGAGACTCTTGGAGGCGACCCAATCGCTGGGACCAGTCACCACAAACTCCGACACAGCAGTCCATGCCTTCCACACCACAACCTGTCCAGTCTGCAGAGCCACAAGCAAATCTTGTCAGG GACTTGAACTACTTTCCCTATTGGGACAATGATCCACCAGACCAGAGTCCTGAGGGG GAGCCTCCAGTCAACAGCACTATGTCAGTGCATGCAGGTGATGGTGACACCTTGACTGGG ACCTGGACTCCAGTTCAGCCAGCAACAGACAGCAAACAACAGCAA GTAAATAGTGTAGTAGAGTTCTCAGATGATGAGGATGACTTCTTAGAAGAAAGA AGTGAAGAATCTGATACAGAATCAGAGTCAGAGGACTCAGAAGAGGAAACTGATGAAGACGAGGAAACATCAGAAGAagaatcagaggaggaggaggaggaggaggaggaggaggagaaacaaacaaaaatagataataaggCTAAGAAGACT GAAACACCACAGCCCACTCCTCAGACCAACACTCCG TTTGAGGAAGTTCCAAGGTGGGAGGAGCCATTAACTGAAGag GAAGAACCAGAGTTGATTTGGGACCAGTCTACAGAAGACATAATCTCTCAG TCTAACAATACTCTGGAAAGTCCTGTTCCATGGTGGGAACAACCTCAGGATGCAGGG TCTAACAATGCTCTGGAAAGTCCTGTTCCATGGTGGGAACAACCTCAGGATGCAGGG TCTAACAATACTCTGGAAAGTCCTGTTCCATGGTGGGAACAACCTCAGGATGCAGGG TCTAACAATGCTCTGGAAAGTCCTGTTCCATGGTGGGAACAACCTCAGGATGCCAGG GAATGGAGTCCAGGTTCACCAGTTTTCAAGAAAGATGTGTTTGAGAGTATG AAGGTGCAATCCCAgccaccaccccctccaccaccaccatcatctaaaaaacaaaaa GATGAAGGCTCAGgacctcccccacctcccccaatGCCTggactgccaccaccaccaccacctcagcctGGGAGCCACCCAAAGAGACCAACTTCTGCTGTCAAGAAACAAAAACTTGACCAACTTAAAAAGGCCGCCCGATCACGACCTGATTGGAATGGTCTACTGCGAGATATTGAG AGTGGTATTAAGCTTCGACGCTTGCCCTCCTGTGACAAAATGGACAGATCCACCCCTATGCTTCCAAACTCCAGAGGGAAAGGTGGCAAG TTCGTCTATGAATCAGAGAAGCCCATGGCCCACAATCAGTTGCTTCATGAAATTCATCGAGGTGTGAAGTTGCGTAAGGTCAAGACCAATGACAGGAGCAAGCCATGCTTCAAGGCTCTAG gtgTGAAGAAACTTCGCCGTCAACTTACtatggaaaacatcaacaaactGGAGAGCATTCCATCCTCCtcagatgaggaagaagatatTGATAAGATGAGGGATGACCTGCAGGCTACCAAAGGACAGCTTGAAGATGAGattaagaatagaaagaaactgGAAAGAGAAAGCAAGATTTATAAAATTGACATAGCTGCTTTACAAGCAGAAGTAAAAAGGCTGAAAAGACAACTAAGAAGTGCAGGCATTAATGATCCAAAGCCAATGACTAATGGTGAAGCAGATGAAATTGTGCCAAAATTAGAAAAATCCATGAGTAAATTACGAATGCATGAAGATGAAGTTTTGGACTTCTCTGAATTAGATACATTAGAGACTGAAATTAATAACCTTAAAGGTCAAGTAGATTCATACAAGAAACAAGCTGAGGActatacaaataaatacaatgaagtTAACCAAAAGTTAATTGTAGCTGAAAATTCTGCTTCAGAATGGGAGCTCCGTAGCAACTATTATGAAAAGAAATTCAAGGCCTTGCAGAAGGAACACTGCATTGAGCTCCCAGATATAGAAATTGTTGGTGTACAGACAGATCCTATAGATtttactccaccaccaccttcatcaccgaCAGAGGATGATGATAGGATACCTTTCCCCATGCCATCAAAATCAGGTTCCCGCAGAAGCTTTGCTTCATCAGTTCATAAAATGGAGAGctttaaagaggaggaagaggatgatgaagatgatgatgaggaggaggaggaaactgaagaAGAATCTGAAGAAtctgaagaagaaacagaagaggaagatgaagagaaagcaGCAGAGAAAAGAGCTCAAAATGCTGCACGAAGATTAGAAAGAGACATCAAGCTGATGACTAACAAACTTAATAACATAAAgtccaaagaagaaagaacacgagaggaaagaaagacaataagGGACAGAATGATAAAATGTTGTCATGACATGAAGGCTGAACGAGAGATGTACTTTAAAACTAAGAGAGAACTTGATGAAATGGCATCAGCTTTCAAAGCAtctgatgatgaagatgacagtagtgaagatgaagatgattcTGATGATTCTGATGATTCTGATGAGGAGGAAGTTcctaggaagaaagaagagggtgaAGAATGGTGGCTTGATGATACCACCAAAAAGCCAATAAAacttaagaagaaaaagaaaaagaaacttgatgctaatggagaagaggaaaaagattcTGAACAATTGCCTGATATACAAGAACCTGTGTGGAGTGAGTCTGAGCAAGAAGAGAGTGAGGTggatgatgaaaagaatgacAGTGAGAAAAGATTGACTAAACTTAAAACTAGAACACAAAAGCATGAGCAAAAACATGCCACTCTCAGGAAGGATGTAAGTGCTCTGAAGACTAAGTTAGAACATTCTGAAGAATTGCTTGCTGCAGAGAAGCGGAGACGCCAAAGATTGGATGAGGAACTTCACATTATGTTGGCTGAGTTATCATAG
- the LOC135110966 gene encoding trichohyalin-like isoform X4, producing MVSAHNWRLACIACPSLPVLYALTSSDLETDATLLITDNRAYGWPPKGSGIREPSKSESPGSERQWQGDSWRRPNRWDQSPQTPTQQSMPSTPQPVQSAEPQANLVREPPVNSTMSVHAGDGDTLTGSENPTPWRKSSQHRNESPVASQPQHKSTLTWTPVQPATDSKQQQQANTNPPAKMSATVLRKRSADPPLAPQNECVTRVSQGQTDQGENREVRQPQQIRTRKIDTEPQNDRNSTDNNTKNKQEATDARPPIKRWRSRDETNPVKPRDDLTDRKNIFQRENSRDEERFRQEREKREELRNKRDELRRREQTEREKREELRKTEQEKEQENRSSIDDIRKRHEREREELRRLQEERDRQEAQMRQKSERDKIVNQQMNEKAEKDKQTGLNNQNKPLLRKTSRPEPEEVLRKTSRPEPEVLRKTSQLEPEQLLRKTSRPEPEEVLRKTSKPEPEVLRKTSRPEPEERVRKTSHPEPERMLKKTSRPEPEEVLRKTSRPEPEGLRKTSKPEPEGLLRKTSKIEPEEVLRKTSKLEPEGLLRKTSRPEPEGTLRKISKPESEGAQRKTSQPEPERVLRKTSGQETSEAPRKTSNQEPDKMCRKTSTEQMLKRSSKQEPEELLGKTSKQESDNEEPECLQDRVSRFGVQLRSRKQSNPPPPPKGPLPSESEEDLALMNDKNKLSNIKNKWESKIQNENEQRDRRRSLTQKPNKMENETSRKESMIENKPESRVETNETEKKPIKNSQTAPGKQLTQDQKDTQSKEGLQGKKDPSNKLVMHPTDQKERASEKPKDKDEKDSTEKVKQGLFFQDIKLKKAKTNIPEKTRPENKNFLEEVKLRKVETKPRPVHRVNSVVEFSDDEDDFLEERSEESDTESESEDSEEETDEDEETSEEESEEEEEEEEEEEKQTKIDNKAKKTETPQPTPQTNTPFEEVPRWEEPLTEEEEPELIWDQSTEDIISQSNNTLESPVPWWEQPQDAGSNNALESPVPWWEQPQDAGSNNTLESPVPWWEQPQDAGSNNALESPVPWWEQPQDAREWSPGSPVFKKDVFESMKVQSQPPPPPPPPSSKKQKDEGSGPPPPPPMPGLPPPPPPQPGSHPKRPTSAVKKQKLDQLKKAARSRPDWNGLLRDIESGIKLRRLPSCDKMDRSTPMLPNSRGKGGKFVYESEKPMAHNQLLHEIHRGVKLRKVKTNDRSKPCFKALGVKKLRRQLTMENINKLESIPSSSDEEEDIDKMRDDLQATKGQLEDEIKNRKKLERESKIYKIDIAALQAEVKRLKRQLRSAGINDPKPMTNGEADEIVPKLEKSMSKLRMHEDEVLDFSELDTLETEINNLKGQVDSYKKQAEDYTNKYNEVNQKLIVAENSASEWELRSNYYEKKFKALQKEHCIELPDIEIVGVQTDPIDFTPPPPSSPTEDDDRIPFPMPSKSGSRRSFASSVHKMESFKEEEEDDEDDDEEEEETEEESEESEEETEEEDEEKAAEKRAQNAARRLERDIKLMTNKLNNIKSKEERTREERKTIRDRMIKCCHDMKAEREMYFKTKRELDEMASAFKASDDEDDSSEDEDDSDDSDDSDEEEVPRKKEEGEEWWLDDTTKKPIKLKKKKKKKLDANGEEEKDSEQLPDIQEPVWSESEQEESEVDDEKNDSEKRLTKLKTRTQKHEQKHATLRKDVSALKTKLEHSEELLAAEKRRRQRLDEELHIMLAELS from the exons GCCTCCTAAAGGATCAGGAATTCGAGAGCCTTCAAAATCTGAAAGTCCTGGTTCTGAGCGTCAGTGGCAAGGAGACTCTTGGAGGCGACCCAATCGCTGGGACCAGTCACCACAAACTCCGACACAGCAGTCCATGCCTTCCACACCACAACCTGTCCAGTCTGCAGAGCCACAAGCAAATCTTGTCAGG GAGCCTCCAGTCAACAGCACTATGTCAGTGCATGCAGGTGATGGTGACACCTTGACTGGG AGTGAGAATCCAACTCCATGGAGGAAGAGTAGCCAACATAGG AATGAAAGTCCTGTAGCTTCACAACCTCAACACAAATCAACTTTA ACCTGGACTCCAGTTCAGCCAGCAACAGACAGCAAACAACAGCAA CAAGCAAACACAAATCCTCCAGCAAAAATGTCAGCTACAGTGCTCAGAAAAAGGAGTGCTGACCCACCACTTGCCCCACAGAATGAATGTGTAACTAGGGTCAGCCAAGGTCAGACAGACCAGGGAGAGAACAGGGAAGTAAGGCAGCCACAGCAGATAAGAACACGGAAAATAGACACTGAACCTCAGAATGACAGAAACTCTACAGATAATAATACAAAGAACAAGCAGGAAGCTACTGATGCACGTCCACCCATAAAAAGATGGAGGAGCAGGGATGAAACAAATCCTGTGAAACCCAGGGATGATTtaacagacagaaaaaatatatttcagaGGGAAAACAGCAGAGATGAAGAGCGTTtcagacaagaaagagaaaaaagggaagagctgagaaataaaagagatgaacttaggagaagagaacaaactgaaagagaaaagagagaggaactaCGAAAGACGGAAcaggaaaaagaacaggaaaacagaAGTTCAATAGATGATATACGCAAaagacatgaaagagagagagaagaactgaGGCGATTacaggaggaaagagacagacaggaagcaCAAATGAGACAGAAATCAGAAAGAGACAAGATAGTCAATCagcaaatgaatgaaaaggCTGAGAAAGATAAGCAAACAGGACTAAATAATCAGAATAAACCACTTTTAAGAAAGACTAGTAGACCTGAGCCTGAAGAAGTGTTGAGGAAGACCAGTCGACCTGAGCCTGAAGTACTGAGAAAGACAAGTCAGCTGGAACCTGAACAACTGTTACGGAAGACCAGTCGTCCTGAGCCTGAAGAGGTGTTGAGAAAGACTAGTAAACCTGAGCCTGAAGTACTGAGAAAGACCAGTCGACCTGAGCctgaagaaagagtgagaaaaacaaGTCATCCAGAGCCTGAACGAATGCTTAAGAAAACCAGTCGACCTGAGCCTGAAGAAGTGCTGAGAAAAACCAGTAGACCAGAGCCTGAAGGACTCAGGAAGACCAGTAAACCAGAGCCTGAAGGATTACTGAGAAAAACTAGCAAAATTGAGCCTGAAGAAGTGTTGAGAAAGACCAGTAAATTAGAGCCAGAGGGACTACTGAGAAAAACTAGTCGGCCAGAACCGGAAGGAACACTGAGGAAAATTAGTAAACCAGAGTCTGAAGGGGCACAAAGAAAGACTAGCCAACCTGAACCTGAAAGAGTATTGCGAAAAACAAGTGGTCAAGAAACTTCAGAAGCTCCCAGGAAGACAAGTAATCAAGAACCTGATAAAATGTGCAGAAAAACTAGCACTGAGCAAATGCTAAAAAGGAGCAGTAAACAAGAGCCTGAAGAATTACTGGGGAAAACTAGTAAACAAGAGAGTGATAATGAAGAGCCAGAATGCTTGCAGGACAGAGTAAGTAGGTTTGGTGTACAGCTAAGATCCAGGAAGCAGtcaaatccaccaccaccacctaaagGACCTCTTCCCTCTGAAAGTGAAGAAGACTTGGCTCTCATGAATGACAAGAATAAGTTGTCTAATATCAAAAATAAATGGgagtcaaaaatacaaaatgaaaatgaacagAGAGATAGAAGGCGAAGTTTGACCCAAAAACCtaataaaatggaaaatgaaacaaGTAGGAAGGAGTCCATGATTGAAAACAAACCAGAAAGTAGAGTTGAAACAAATGAAACAGAGAAGAAACCCATTAAAAATTCCCAAACAGCTCCTGGAAAACAACTAACTCAGGATCAAAAAGATACCCAAAGTAAAGAAGGCTTGCAAGGTAAAAAGGATCCTTCAAACAAGCTGGTAATGCATCCTACTGATCAAAAAGAGAGAGCTTCAGAAAAACCAaaggataaagatgaaaaagacaGTACAGAAAAAGTAAAGCAAGGTTTATTTTTCCAAGATATCAAATTAAAGAAAGCTAAAACAAATATTCCTGAAAAAACAAGACCAGAAAACAAAAACTTTCTTGAAGAAGTCAAATTACGGAAGGTTGAGACAAAACCGCGTCCTGTTCACCGT GTAAATAGTGTAGTAGAGTTCTCAGATGATGAGGATGACTTCTTAGAAGAAAGA AGTGAAGAATCTGATACAGAATCAGAGTCAGAGGACTCAGAAGAGGAAACTGATGAAGACGAGGAAACATCAGAAGAagaatcagaggaggaggaggaggaggaggaggaggaggagaaacaaacaaaaatagataataaggCTAAGAAGACT GAAACACCACAGCCCACTCCTCAGACCAACACTCCG TTTGAGGAAGTTCCAAGGTGGGAGGAGCCATTAACTGAAGag GAAGAACCAGAGTTGATTTGGGACCAGTCTACAGAAGACATAATCTCTCAG TCTAACAATACTCTGGAAAGTCCTGTTCCATGGTGGGAACAACCTCAGGATGCAGGG TCTAACAATGCTCTGGAAAGTCCTGTTCCATGGTGGGAACAACCTCAGGATGCAGGG TCTAACAATACTCTGGAAAGTCCTGTTCCATGGTGGGAACAACCTCAGGATGCAGGG TCTAACAATGCTCTGGAAAGTCCTGTTCCATGGTGGGAACAACCTCAGGATGCCAGG GAATGGAGTCCAGGTTCACCAGTTTTCAAGAAAGATGTGTTTGAGAGTATG AAGGTGCAATCCCAgccaccaccccctccaccaccaccatcatctaaaaaacaaaaa GATGAAGGCTCAGgacctcccccacctcccccaatGCCTggactgccaccaccaccaccacctcagcctGGGAGCCACCCAAAGAGACCAACTTCTGCTGTCAAGAAACAAAAACTTGACCAACTTAAAAAGGCCGCCCGATCACGACCTGATTGGAATGGTCTACTGCGAGATATTGAG AGTGGTATTAAGCTTCGACGCTTGCCCTCCTGTGACAAAATGGACAGATCCACCCCTATGCTTCCAAACTCCAGAGGGAAAGGTGGCAAG TTCGTCTATGAATCAGAGAAGCCCATGGCCCACAATCAGTTGCTTCATGAAATTCATCGAGGTGTGAAGTTGCGTAAGGTCAAGACCAATGACAGGAGCAAGCCATGCTTCAAGGCTCTAG gtgTGAAGAAACTTCGCCGTCAACTTACtatggaaaacatcaacaaactGGAGAGCATTCCATCCTCCtcagatgaggaagaagatatTGATAAGATGAGGGATGACCTGCAGGCTACCAAAGGACAGCTTGAAGATGAGattaagaatagaaagaaactgGAAAGAGAAAGCAAGATTTATAAAATTGACATAGCTGCTTTACAAGCAGAAGTAAAAAGGCTGAAAAGACAACTAAGAAGTGCAGGCATTAATGATCCAAAGCCAATGACTAATGGTGAAGCAGATGAAATTGTGCCAAAATTAGAAAAATCCATGAGTAAATTACGAATGCATGAAGATGAAGTTTTGGACTTCTCTGAATTAGATACATTAGAGACTGAAATTAATAACCTTAAAGGTCAAGTAGATTCATACAAGAAACAAGCTGAGGActatacaaataaatacaatgaagtTAACCAAAAGTTAATTGTAGCTGAAAATTCTGCTTCAGAATGGGAGCTCCGTAGCAACTATTATGAAAAGAAATTCAAGGCCTTGCAGAAGGAACACTGCATTGAGCTCCCAGATATAGAAATTGTTGGTGTACAGACAGATCCTATAGATtttactccaccaccaccttcatcaccgaCAGAGGATGATGATAGGATACCTTTCCCCATGCCATCAAAATCAGGTTCCCGCAGAAGCTTTGCTTCATCAGTTCATAAAATGGAGAGctttaaagaggaggaagaggatgatgaagatgatgatgaggaggaggaggaaactgaagaAGAATCTGAAGAAtctgaagaagaaacagaagaggaagatgaagagaaagcaGCAGAGAAAAGAGCTCAAAATGCTGCACGAAGATTAGAAAGAGACATCAAGCTGATGACTAACAAACTTAATAACATAAAgtccaaagaagaaagaacacgagaggaaagaaagacaataagGGACAGAATGATAAAATGTTGTCATGACATGAAGGCTGAACGAGAGATGTACTTTAAAACTAAGAGAGAACTTGATGAAATGGCATCAGCTTTCAAAGCAtctgatgatgaagatgacagtagtgaagatgaagatgattcTGATGATTCTGATGATTCTGATGAGGAGGAAGTTcctaggaagaaagaagagggtgaAGAATGGTGGCTTGATGATACCACCAAAAAGCCAATAAAacttaagaagaaaaagaaaaagaaacttgatgctaatggagaagaggaaaaagattcTGAACAATTGCCTGATATACAAGAACCTGTGTGGAGTGAGTCTGAGCAAGAAGAGAGTGAGGTggatgatgaaaagaatgacAGTGAGAAAAGATTGACTAAACTTAAAACTAGAACACAAAAGCATGAGCAAAAACATGCCACTCTCAGGAAGGATGTAAGTGCTCTGAAGACTAAGTTAGAACATTCTGAAGAATTGCTTGCTGCAGAGAAGCGGAGACGCCAAAGATTGGATGAGGAACTTCACATTATGTTGGCTGAGTTATCATAG